One genomic region from Osmerus eperlanus chromosome 6, fOsmEpe2.1, whole genome shotgun sequence encodes:
- the LOC134022738 gene encoding immunoglobulin lambda-1 light chain-like codes for MFLVFSAFTSILCLAVAGDQLFQEPKSWISIEGVSVSFSCRGTEQCGGSYVYWYQERAGEPFVLILVIHNSNGNIYSRFGHPQIDDFSVLKRENNYELEIKSVERSHSATYYCACWRSSSQLKGMGHFTVDYVFGPGTRLYVTDNNVKKPKVTAYQAPKNQTNKRTTLLCQASDMFPDLVTFSWKMEREDGWLVEVPEAEREELEQREDGRVTSVIIIKNEDAKSKKYSCTVKHEVAVADITKKLLQFMCSVNLASLVYTVMIVKSLVYCCGLSLLLLLKDNKGSRPHTQRNVL; via the exons ATGTTCCTTGTTTTCAGTGCTTTTACGTCTATCCTTTGCTTAG CTGTAGCTGGAGACCAGTTGTTCCAGGAGCCAAAGTCATGGATAAGCATAGAGGGTGTTAGTGTCTCCTTCAGCTGCAGAGGCACTGAGCAGTGTGGTGGTTCTTATGTCTACTGGTACCAGGAAAGAGCAGGGGAGCCTTTTGTTCTGATTCTAGTTATTCATAACAGTAATGGAAACATTTATTCACGTTTCGGTCATCCTCAAATAGATGACTTCTCAGTCTTGAAAAGGGAGAACAACTATGAGTTGGAGATTAAGTCAGTTGAACGGTCCCACTCTGCCACCTACTACTGTGCCTGCTGGAGGAGTAGTAG CCAACTTAAAGGTATGGGGCATTTCACTGTGGACTACGTCTTTGGTCCTGGGACTAGACTTTACGTTACTG ACAACAATGTAAAAAAACCAAAAGTGACGGCCTATCAAGCTCCCAAGAACCAAACAAATAAGAGGACAACCCTGCTGTGTCAGGCCAGTGACATGTTCCCAGACTTGGTGACATTTTcatggaagatggagagagaagacggCTGGTTGGTGGAGGTgcctgaagcagagagagaagagctggagcagagggaggacgggagagtGACTAGTGTGATCATCATCAAGAACGAAGATGCTAAATCAAAAAAGTACAGCTGTACTGTAAAGCATGAAGTGGCTGTTGCTGACATAACAAAAA AACTCTTGCAGTTCATGTGCAGTGTGAACCTGGCCTCTCTGGTTTACACTGTGATGATAGTGAAGAGCTTGGTGTACTGCTGTGGgctctccctcctgctgctcctcaagGACAACAAGGGAAGTCGACCACACACCCAGAGAAATGTTCTCTAA
- the LOC134021965 gene encoding histone H2A gives MSGRGKTGGKARAKAKTRSSRAGLQFPVGRVHRLLRKGNYAQRVGAGAPVYLAAVLEYLTAEILELAGNAARDNKKTRIIPRHLQLAVRNDEELNKLLGGVTIAQGGVLPNIQAVLLPKKTEKAVKAK, from the coding sequence ATGAGCGGAAGAGGCAAAACCGGAGGCAAAGCCAGGGCTAAGGCCAAGACCAGGTCATCCCGCGCCGGGCTCCAGTTCCCCGTGGGTCGTGTTCACAGGCTTCTCCGCAAGGGCAACTATGCGCAGCGTGTGGGAGCTGGTGCACCCGTCTACCTGGCAGCCGTGCTCGAGTACCTCACCGCTGAGATCCTGGAGTTGGCCGGGAACGCGGCTCGTGACAACAAGAAGACTCGTATCATCCCCCGTCACCTGCAGCTGGCCGTACGCAacgacgaggaactcaacaaacTTCTCGGTGGCGTTACGATCGCTCAGGGTGGAGTGCTGCCCAACATCCAGGCGGTTCTTCTCCCCAAGAAGACCGAGAAGGCCGTTAAGGCCAAGTAA